TTTATCACACAATTTCACAAATCCAATACTGTTTAGTATTTTAATAGAATTATCTCCTGCAGTGTAAAAATACAGTAAACCTCAAGATCACAGTTATCTTACAGTGTATCAAAAATCCAATAATTCATGTGCTTATTTTCAGGGTTaaaactgacaaaaataaatccGTGGAGCATTAGTGGTATATCTGTATTGCAATATGTTAATATTAATCATGAACATATACGTGATGAGCTCAACTTGCCCTGTACATCTTTTCTTACCTTCTCACCAGTCGTAGCGTGGGCGGGTTTGGGGCTCACGGTGTCTGGGGGACTCATGCCGATGACCTGGTGGGGGTGTTGAGCTAGGAGGGGCAGTAAGAGCCAGCTGTTGGCCTCCTGCCCGTCGATCTCGGCCATACTCCAGCGCCCGGGCGTTCGGGGGGACGTACcttcctgcctccctcctccactcATCATCAAACGCTGCAGCATCACCTAGTAGGAATGTAGGGGAGGTTGGTAAGTAACACACATCTTATGTTATTgtagctgtttttgtttttactctctTTGGTATTCGAAGTTGAGCTGAGAACAGTAATCACGAACAATCATAAACTGATCGTTTCCTCCTGAAAGACTCACTTTCATCAAGGTTGATGAAGTCTTGCCGTTCCTCGCGGTCTCCTGTGCGGCGATTTCGCGAACGCTCCATTATGTGTGCACGGGGGCCGATGTGATGGCCAATGGCGAGGCGCTCCAAGCCGCTCTCACTGTCCCTCACAGACTGCCGCGTCTCACGGATCTGAGATGAGGAGGGGGCAGCTCAGTTTACTAAAACAAGCAGGATACTCTGCACTCTGGGTGAACTCTCTCTGAAGTGTTTCTATTCCAACTATGATGTTTATACTGTACATGATCTATTTACTGTCACTACA
This region of Paralichthys olivaceus isolate ysfri-2021 chromosome 13, ASM2471397v2, whole genome shotgun sequence genomic DNA includes:
- the mlf2 gene encoding myeloid leukemia factor 2 codes for the protein MFRFLNDVDDDPYMMDPFAAHRQQMSLFQPFAMDPFALAPQMQPHRAPRRQAGPLAPFGMMGMGGGFMDMFGMMGEMMENVERMTGTPNCQTFSSSTVISYSSSDIGAPKVYQQTHATRTGPGGIRETRQSVRDSESGLERLAIGHHIGPRAHIMERSRNRRTGDREERQDFINLDESDAAAFDDEWRREAGRYVPPNARALEYGRDRRAGGQQLALTAPPSSTPPPGHRHESPRHREPQTRPRYDW